A window of the Lolium perenne isolate Kyuss_39 chromosome 7, Kyuss_2.0, whole genome shotgun sequence genome harbors these coding sequences:
- the LOC127312366 gene encoding protein IRREGULAR XYLEM 15 has product MKGLGGQKVLLVHSSSNKPSGGGAGSPGMGRRRVWLVLFLALFACVSLASLLSSARDASSAVGGRRRAAQSASVGKVAVSSSAAAAKGKHLDAAVGPGLPGYVFDALVQYAAVGGNTSGSMPAADVRAIAAALKRRGAPCNLLVFGLGGETPLWRALNHGGRTVFLDENQWYVSHLEGRHPGLEAYDVAYTTTVREFPDLLEAARAARAAECRPVQNLLFSDCRLAINDLPNHLYDVAWDVILVDGPRGYTASSPGRMAAIFTAGVLARARKEEGAATDVLVHDYEREVERACSREFLCEENRVPATSTRSLAHFVIRGGSAVRRESFCGGAGATVSAA; this is encoded by the exons ATGAAGGGGCTGGGCGGGCAGAAGGTGCTGCTGGTGCACTCGTCGTCGAACAAGCCgtcgggcggcggcgcggggtcGCCGGGGATGGGCCGGCGCCGGGTGTGGCTGGTCCTCTTCCTGGCCCTCTTCGCGTGCGTCTCCCTGGCCTCCCTGCTCTCCTCCGCGCGGGACGCGTCCTCGGCCGTCGGCGGCAGGCGGAGGGCGGCGCAGTCGGCGTCGGTGGGCAAGGTCGCGGTttcgtcgtcggcggcggcggccaaaggaAAGCACTTGGACGCGGCGGTGGGGCCGGGGCTGCCGGGGTACGTGTTCGACGCGCTGGTGCAGTACGCGGCGGTGGGGGGCAACACGTCGGGGAGCATGCCGGCGGCGGACGTGCGCGCCATCGCGGCCGCGCTGAAGCGGCGCGGCGCGCCCTGCAACCTGCTGGTGTTCGGGCTCGGCGGGGAGACGCCGCTGTGGCGCGCGCTGAACCACGGCGGGAGGACCGTGTTCCTGGACGAGAACCAGTGGTACGTGTCCCACCTGGAGGGCCGGCACCCGGGGCTGGAGGCCTACGACGTGGCCTACACCACCACCGTCCGCGAGTTCCCGGACCTGCTcgaggcggcgagggcggcgcgcgccgccgagtgccggccggtccagaacctgcTGTTCTCTGACTGCCGCCTCGCCATCAACGACCTCCCCAACCACCTCTACGACGTCGCCTGGGACGTCATCCTCGTCGACGGCCCGCGCGG GTACACGGCGTCGTCGCCGGGGAGGATGGCGGCGATCTTCACGGCGGGCGTGCTGGCGCGGGCGCGGAAGGAGGAGGGCGCGGCGACGGACGTGCTGGTGCACGACTACGAGCGCGAGGTGGAGCGCGCGTGCTCCAGAGAGTTCCTGTGCGAGGAGAACCGCGTGCCGGCGACGAGCACGCGGTCGCTCGCCCACTTCGTCATCCGCGGCGGCAGCGCCGTCCGGCGGGAGTCCTTctgcggcggcgccggcgccacCGTCAGCGCTGCTTAG